In one Paenibacillus sp. JQZ6Y-1 genomic region, the following are encoded:
- the grpE gene encoding nucleotide exchange factor GrpE — translation MNKEQSFQENNNSEQQPVNEAEAMENVEATEATGQDTTSEAPVEEVVTRAELERVQAQADDQTQRLLRAQADFDNFRRRTQKEKEDLAKYASAGLITELIPVIDNFERAMATKPDSPELESFTKGVDMIFRQLSDVLKGTGLTPMETVGQPFNPEFHQAVMQVESDEHEEGIVVEELQKGYILKDKVIRPAMVKVSG, via the coding sequence TTGAATAAAGAGCAATCCTTTCAAGAAAACAACAATTCGGAACAACAGCCGGTAAATGAAGCCGAAGCAATGGAAAATGTGGAAGCAACCGAAGCAACGGGGCAGGACACCACTTCTGAAGCACCAGTGGAAGAAGTTGTAACCCGCGCCGAGCTGGAACGCGTTCAGGCACAAGCCGACGACCAAACCCAGCGTTTGCTGCGCGCACAAGCTGATTTTGACAACTTCCGCCGCCGTACCCAGAAAGAAAAGGAAGATCTGGCAAAATACGCGTCCGCAGGCTTGATTACCGAATTGATTCCGGTTATCGATAATTTTGAACGCGCGATGGCAACCAAACCGGATAGCCCGGAATTGGAATCCTTCACCAAAGGTGTAGATATGATCTTCCGCCAACTGTCGGATGTACTGAAAGGTACAGGTCTGACTCCAATGGAAACTGTAGGTCAACCATTTAACCCTGAATTCCATCAAGCTGTGATGCAGGTTGAATCCGACGAACACGAAGAAGGAATCGTCGTGGAAGAACTGCAAAAAGGATACATCCTCAAAGATAAAGTCATCCGCCCAGCAATGGTTAAAGTCAGCGGTTGA
- a CDS encoding N-acetyltransferase, translating into MHAVVTCRAAVPADVEALYQLISGYAERGIMLPRSRDVLHRQLEQFVVAEIDGELVGCGSLCQLGPDLVEIRSLGISEGHKGHGIGSRLVDTLIEQAAAKGLRKVMALTYEVSFFKKNGFDVVQTSIFPEKVWADCRHCPKQDNCDEIAVLKVLDI; encoded by the coding sequence ATGCATGCTGTTGTCACTTGCAGAGCAGCCGTACCAGCAGATGTAGAAGCTCTTTATCAATTAATATCGGGATATGCCGAGCGAGGCATCATGCTTCCGCGTTCGCGCGATGTGCTGCATCGTCAACTGGAACAATTTGTTGTTGCTGAGATTGATGGCGAGTTGGTAGGCTGTGGTTCACTTTGTCAATTGGGACCGGATCTAGTAGAGATTCGCTCGCTAGGTATTTCGGAAGGTCACAAAGGTCACGGGATTGGTTCACGTCTGGTAGATACATTGATCGAGCAGGCGGCTGCCAAAGGGCTGCGCAAAGTTATGGCACTTACGTATGAAGTATCCTTCTTCAAAAAGAATGGCTTTGACGTTGTACAGACTAGCATTTTCCCAGAAAAGGTATGGGCGGATTGCCGTCATTGTCCAAAGCAGGACAACTGCGATGAGATTGCGGTACTCAAAGTTCTGGATATTTGA
- a CDS encoding MarR family winged helix-turn-helix transcriptional regulator codes for MPQLGSEPYNQLCDQTAAPETSSSAAQLGLLMLWNSDHILDVIDDVLAPYDISESKLDLLLLIRLHENQHKVTASALAQRLGIRRASATILLNSVEKKGWIYRQQSEEDGRKSYIYLTSSGKQLVDTVLPVFWEACASLVQDLDEQEQQVLQKIMLKLNVGIENRLGSGR; via the coding sequence TTGCCGCAACTCGGAAGCGAACCGTACAATCAGCTGTGCGATCAGACAGCTGCTCCCGAGACTTCTTCTTCTGCTGCGCAGCTTGGTCTTCTTATGTTATGGAACAGCGATCATATTCTGGATGTTATCGATGATGTGCTGGCACCCTATGATATAAGCGAAAGCAAACTCGATCTGCTTTTATTGATTCGCTTACATGAAAATCAACATAAAGTGACCGCTTCTGCCCTTGCTCAGAGACTTGGTATACGCAGAGCTTCGGCGACTATTTTATTGAACAGTGTAGAAAAGAAAGGCTGGATCTACCGGCAGCAAAGCGAAGAAGACGGACGAAAAAGCTATATTTATTTGACGTCATCTGGCAAGCAATTGGTAGACACGGTATTACCGGTATTCTGGGAAGCCTGCGCTTCACTGGTTCAGGATCTGGATGAGCAGGAACAGCAGGTATTACAAAAAATAATGCTGAAGCTTAATGTAGGTATCGAAAATCGGCTTGGCTCGGGAAGATAA
- the hrcA gene encoding heat-inducible transcriptional repressor HrcA: protein MLTERQKMILNAIVDDYIRSAEPVGSRSISKRGDVNYSPATIRNEMADLEELGFLEQPHTSAGRIPSQKGYRYYVDHLSPVEAVNTAEVKELKRFFAEKLSAAEQLMQHAAMVLSNVTNYTSILLGPEVFHTSLRHFQLLTLDHETAIAIMVTSTGQVENRKIRIPENVSASELEQMVNLLNSRLVGVPLYKLKTRIFTEISEEMQRHLEHYEEMMATLNSAFGHEQEQKIFLSGATNMLIQPEFKDMDKVKNILDLLGETPTLTRLMTEASNPNGIQVRIGAENAHEAFENCSLITATYELDGESLGTIGILGPTRMEYARVMGILNMLSHDMTRVLKQWYR, encoded by the coding sequence ATGTTAACCGAGCGTCAAAAAATGATTCTGAATGCAATAGTAGATGATTACATTCGTTCGGCGGAACCTGTCGGGTCCCGTAGCATATCCAAAAGAGGCGATGTGAATTATAGTCCTGCGACCATTCGTAACGAAATGGCCGATCTGGAGGAACTAGGATTCCTAGAACAGCCGCACACCTCAGCCGGGCGTATTCCTTCTCAAAAGGGATATCGTTATTATGTGGATCATCTATCTCCGGTTGAAGCGGTCAACACCGCCGAAGTCAAGGAACTGAAGCGTTTCTTTGCGGAAAAGCTGTCTGCAGCGGAACAACTCATGCAGCATGCTGCGATGGTGCTGTCCAATGTAACCAATTATACTTCTATTTTACTGGGGCCTGAGGTATTCCATACCTCACTACGCCATTTTCAACTGCTGACGCTGGATCATGAGACAGCTATTGCCATTATGGTTACCAGTACAGGGCAGGTCGAGAATCGCAAAATACGGATTCCTGAGAATGTGTCCGCATCCGAGCTGGAACAAATGGTGAATCTGCTCAACAGCAGATTGGTAGGCGTGCCTTTATATAAATTAAAAACCCGTATTTTCACGGAAATCAGCGAAGAGATGCAGCGTCATCTGGAGCATTATGAAGAAATGATGGCAACGCTAAACTCTGCTTTTGGTCACGAGCAGGAACAGAAGATTTTCCTGAGTGGTGCAACCAATATGCTAATCCAACCGGAATTCAAGGATATGGACAAGGTGAAAAATATCCTCGATCTACTGGGAGAAACACCGACGCTGACCCGTCTGATGACAGAAGCATCCAATCCCAATGGCATTCAGGTACGTATTGGCGCGGAGAATGCGCATGAAGCATTTGAAAATTGCAGTCTGATTACCGCCACCTATGAACTAGATGGCGAATCTCTCGGCACCATTGGTATATTGGGACCAACGCGGATGGAATATGCACGAGTGATGGGAATTCTGAATATGCTTTCCCATGATATGACCCGTGTGTTGAAGCAATGGTATCGTTAA
- a CDS encoding MFS transporter, producing the protein MQMIESSTLQKESRYVWITWLLSWSGLIVMCSLYVTLPLNSLFSSEFDVSVSRAALTSSLFSFCFACGCLVYGAIADKYGRKKVVLLGLTFLAVFTCAAGWVHSFPLLLLLRGLQGLAASTFSPVVLAYIVSIFPQHRRVTAIGFVSTGFLMAGVVGQVIAGIISTQYNWHGLFLLFGGLYIVTAGLILIFLPNDSAQQPELNVYAYVKQIKTILIQKDLLLSYVVAFVLLSSFIVMYTILNHYLQQSLYALDVQSILEIKIAGIAGMLLSPFAGKMVQKTNARCTLLLGLTVSIVSLVMMALWTALAGIILFSVVFVAGIAISVPALVAIVGQLGLQRRGIAVSLYTFILFAGTAFAPYWAMQILSFSNGSPAFIGNAVLLLPALLAVLVIRIPKL; encoded by the coding sequence ATGCAAATGATTGAGAGTAGTACTTTGCAAAAGGAAAGTCGGTATGTATGGATCACTTGGCTGCTAAGCTGGAGTGGTCTGATTGTCATGTGTAGTCTGTATGTGACGCTTCCGCTGAACTCCTTGTTTTCGTCAGAATTTGATGTCTCTGTATCCAGAGCGGCTTTGACCAGCAGCTTGTTTTCATTTTGTTTTGCTTGTGGCTGTCTTGTATACGGAGCGATAGCGGATAAGTATGGACGCAAAAAGGTAGTCTTGTTGGGGTTGACGTTTTTGGCTGTTTTTACATGTGCAGCAGGGTGGGTGCATTCTTTTCCATTGCTGCTTCTTCTGCGCGGATTGCAAGGTTTGGCGGCATCAACATTTTCACCAGTGGTGCTTGCTTATATTGTATCCATATTTCCACAGCATCGACGGGTTACAGCGATCGGCTTTGTTAGCACTGGTTTTTTGATGGCGGGTGTTGTTGGTCAGGTAATTGCAGGAATAATCAGTACCCAATATAACTGGCATGGATTATTTCTTTTGTTCGGCGGTTTGTATATTGTAACTGCTGGTTTGATCCTGATTTTTTTGCCGAATGATTCTGCCCAGCAGCCAGAGTTGAATGTATATGCCTATGTAAAACAAATAAAAACAATCCTAATACAAAAAGATTTGCTTCTCAGTTACGTTGTTGCTTTTGTTTTGTTATCTTCGTTTATTGTGATGTATACTATTTTGAATCATTATTTGCAGCAGTCATTGTATGCATTAGATGTTCAATCCATACTGGAAATAAAAATTGCTGGGATCGCAGGTATGCTGTTGTCTCCTTTTGCCGGGAAAATGGTACAAAAGACAAATGCTCGGTGTACGCTGCTGCTCGGGTTGACCGTCAGTATAGTCAGTCTTGTGATGATGGCCTTATGGACTGCGCTGGCAGGCATAATCCTGTTTAGTGTTGTGTTTGTGGCTGGTATAGCGATCAGTGTTCCTGCTCTGGTCGCTATCGTAGGACAGCTGGGATTGCAGCGAAGAGGCATTGCTGTATCTTTATATACATTTATCCTGTTTGCAGGTACGGCATTTGCGCCATATTGGGCTATGCAAATCTTATCCTTTAGCAATGGAAGTCCGGCTTTTATAGGTAACGCCGTTTTACTGCTGCCCGCATTACTGGCAGTATTAGTGATACGCATACCGAAGCTATAG